From the genome of Vicia villosa cultivar HV-30 ecotype Madison, WI linkage group LG2, Vvil1.0, whole genome shotgun sequence, one region includes:
- the LOC131649418 gene encoding uncharacterized protein LOC131649418 gives MDKEWTKLNPASKEYQSGLDFFLDYAYTKGKPRGKEISCPCAKCYNSKWLTRNELRNHLTAFGFQKGYDIWVQHGEKKPKPSDLNDNNMNHKEDQIDDIDGILHERFRDVVQEENEVNVGLNEDAKKFYNLVEEAKQDLYPGCKNFSKLSFTIRLYLLKCLYGWSNVSFNDLLELLREAMPSLNIPDTFNKTKGMIRDLGLDYKKIDACPNDCMLYWKDQENDTSCRVCGAPRWNEDVKGNDEVEKNHKSHKVPSKVLRHFPLVPSR, from the coding sequence ATGGACAAGGAATGGACAAAGTTAAACCCCGCGAGTAAAGAGTATCAAAGTGGTCTTGATTTTTTTCTAGATTATGCATACACCAAAGGAAAACCCCGCGGGAAAGAGATTTCGTGTCCTTGTGCTAAATGTTACAATAGCAAATGGTTAACGAGGAATGAATTAAGAAATCATTTAACTGCATTTGGATTTCAAAAGGGATATGATATTTGGGTTCAACATGGGGAGAAGAAACCGAAACCTAGTGAtcttaatgataataatatgaaTCATAAAGAGGATCAAATTGATGATATTGATGGAATATTGCATGAAAGATTTAGAGATGTTGTACAAGAAGAAAATGAAGTGAATGTAGGCCTCAACGAAGATGCAAAAAAGTTCTACAATCTAGTCGAAGAAGCCAAACAAGATTTGTATCCAGGTTGCAAAAACTTCTCTAAATTGTCGTTCACCATTCGTCTTTATTTATTGAAATGTCTTTACGGTTGGAGCAACGTATCATTCAATGATCTCTTAGAGTTGTTGAGAGAAGCTATGCCTTCATTGAACATCCCTGATACGTTCAACAAAACTAAAGGCATGATAAGGGACTTAGGGTTGGATTATAAAAAGATTGATGCTTGCCCTAATGATTGCATGCTATATTGGAAAGATCAAGAGAATGATACTTCTTGCCGTGTTTGTGGTGCTCCACGGTGGAATGAAGATGTAAAAGGAAATGATGAAGTTGAAAAAAATCATAAGTCTCATAAAGTTCCTTCAAAAGTTTTGAGACACTTTCCTTTGGTTCCTTCAAGATGA